The sequence CGGGCAGCTTCTGCGTCAACGGCACCTGCCGTCAGCAGTGCGATAGCGACGACAAGTGCGGCCCCGGCGGCGTGTGCTTCAACGGCCTGTGCCAGAAGCCGCAGACGGACCCGAACGCGTGCACCACGGAGGCCCAGTGCCCCAACGGCCGCGACTGCGTGAACGGCCAGTGCCGCGCGCCCTGCACCTCCACGACGGAGTGCTCGGCGGACACCAAGTGCGAGGTGGGCTACTGCCTGCCCATCCCGACGGGTGGCCAGTGCAAGGCCAACTGCGAGTGCCCGGCGGGCCAGGTCTGCACCAGCGGCCAGTGCAAGTCGCCGCAGCCGGACCCGGGCCAGTCGTGCCAGGCCAACTGCGACTGCCCCTCCGGCCAGGTCTGCAACAGCGGCTACTGCAAGACGCCGGTGCCGGACGCGGGCACGGGCAGCAACCTGTCCTGCACGGTGAACTGCGAGTGCCCGTCCGGTGAGGTCTGCACCAGCGGCAAGTGCAAGCTGCCCCCGGCGCAGCCGTCGCAGGACGCGGGGACCTCCGGCACGGTGTGCCGCGCCAACTGCGAGTGCCCGGCCGGCCAGATGTGCTCCAGCGGCCAGTGCAAGCCGGTGAACCACGGCTCCGGCAAGGTCTGCCAGGCCAACTGCGAGTGCCCGTCCGGCGAGCGCTGCCAGGACAACGTCTGCTGGCTGTAGCCGTCAGCGGCTGACGCTCACCGCGAGGGGGCCACCATGCGCCAGCAGCGGTGGATCTCCTTGCGGTGGAAGTCCTCGGGGATGGAGCGGGGGGTGAGCTCCTCCACCTGCTCCATGCCCCGGGTGGCGGAGTCCTTCAGTTCGAAGCCCAGGAAGTTGGTGGAGAAGTAGAGGACGCCTCCGGGGGCCATGAGCGCCCGGAGGTGTTCCAGCATGCGCACGTGGTCGCGCTGCACGTCGAAGGTCCCCGACATCTTCTTCGACGTGGAGAACGAAGGCGGGTCGCAGACGATGAGGTCGTACGTGTCCTCGCCGTGCTTCGCCTGGTCCTCCAGCCACGCCTTCGCGTCCGCGCGGATGAGCACGTGGCGCGGGTCCGCCAGGCCGTTGAGCACCAGGTTGTCCTCGGCCCAGTCCAGGTACGTGTTGGACAGGTCCACGCTCACGCTGCTCGCCGCGCCGCCCGCCGCCGCGTAGACGGTGAACGCGCCGGTGTACGCGAAGAGGTTGAGGAAGTGCTTCCCCTTCGCCTCGGTGCGCACGCGCGCGCGGGTGTTGCGGTGGTCCATGAAGAGGCCGGTGTCCAGGTAGTCGCCCAGGTTCACCCAGAACTTGAGGCCCTGCTCCTCCACCACCAGCCGCTCGCTGCCCTGGCCCACGCGCTGGTACTGCGAGCGGCCCCAGGGCTGGGGCGTATGCGTCTTCACGGAGATGCGCTCGGCGGGCACGCCCAGCACCGCGGTGACGGCGGCGAGCACCTCGTCGCGCTCCGCGCTCTCCGTGGAGCCCTTCGCGTGGGCCTTGCGGCGGGGGAACTCCACGACGTGGGCGTGGTCGCCGTAGACGTCCACGGCGTAGGGGTACTCGGGGATGTCCCGGTCGTAGACGCGGAAGGCGGTGAGCCCCTGCGCGCGGGCCCACTTGCGCAGGCGCTTCGCGTTCTTGCGCAGGCGGTTCTCGAACATGCCACCCGCGCCCTGCGGCTGCTGCGTGTCTTCGTCCGACATGGCTCCCCTCATATTGCAGGCCGCCCCGGGGGCGGGGGAAAACCGAGGCCCATGAGCGTGCGCGTCGAGAAGAACGGCCCCGTCACCACCGTCATCCTCCACCGGCCGGAGGTCCGCAACGCGGTGGACGCGGACTCGGCCCGGGAGCTGGCGGACGCCTTCCGTGCCTTCGACGCGGACCCCGACGCGCGCGTGGGCGTCCTGTACGGCGACGCGGGGACGTTCTGCGCGGGCGCGGACCTGAAGGCCGTCTCCGAAGGGCGCCTCCTGCGCCTGGAGCCGGACGGGGACGGGCCCATGGGGCCTTCGCGCATGCGGCTGTCCAAGCCGGTGGTCGCGGCCATCAGCGGACACGCGGTGGCGGGCGGGCTGGAGCTGGCCCTGTGGTGTGACTTGCGCGTGGCGGAGGAGGACGCGGTGCTGGGCGTCTTCTGCCGCCGCTGGGGCGTGCCCCTCATCGACGGAGGCACCGTGCGGCTGCCCCGGCTGATTGGCCTGTCACGCGCGCTGGACCTCATCCTCACCGGCCGTGCGGTCTCCGCTGGCGAGGCGCTGGGCATGGGGCTGGTCAACCGTGTGGTGCCGAAGGGTGGGGCCCGGGCCGCGGCGGAGGGACTGGCCGCTCAAATCGCCGCCTTTCCCCAGGCCTGCATGAACGCGGACCGGGCCTCCGCCTACGCCCAGGCCGACCTGGCGTTCGAAGACGCGATGCGCCAGGAGTTCGGGGGCGGGGTGGAGGTGCTCCAGACGGAGTCCATCCCCGGGGCCACCCGGTTCGCGAAGGGGGCGGGGCGGCACGGCACGTTCGACTAGGACGGCGCCGGAACAGGACGGGAGCGCTGCGCGGCCGGTGGGACTGTGTTAGTTCGCGGAGCCATGCGCTTCGACACGCTCGCCATCCACGCCGGCCAGGAGCCGGACCCCACCACCGGCGCCATCATGACGCCCGTGTACCTGACCTCCACCTACGTCCAGGACGGGCCGGGGGAGCACAAGGGCTACGAGTACAGCCGCACGCAGAACCCCACGCGCAAGGCGCTGCAGGACTGCCTGGCCGCGCTGGAAGGCGCGAAGTACGGCGCCGCGTTCGCGTCCGGCCTCGCCGGCACGGACATGCTGATGCACATGCTGGAGGCCGGTGACCACGTCATCGTCTCCGACGACGTGTACGGCGGCACCTTCCGCATCTTCGACAAGGTGTTCAAGCGCTCCGGCCTGAGCTTCTCCTTCGTGGACCTCTCCAAGCCGGAGAACTTCGAGGCGGCCATCACCCCGAAGACCAAGATGGTCTGGGTGGAGACGCCGACGAACCCGATGCTCAAGCTCATCGACCTGGGCCGCATCGCGGAGATCGCCAAGAAGCGCGGCATCCTGTCCGTCGCGGACAACACGTTCATGACGCCGTACTTCCAGAAGCCGCTGTCGCTGGGCTTCGACGTCGTGGCGCACTCCACGACGAAGTACCTCAACGGCCACAGCGACGTGGTGGGCGGCTTCGTCTGCACCAGCCGTGACGACATCGCGGAGCGGATGTACTTCCTGCAGAACGCGGTGGGCGGCGTGTCCGGCGCCTTCGACAGCTTCCTCGTGCTGCGCGGCGTGAAGACGCTGCACGTGCGCATGGACCGCCACGCGCAGAACGCGATGAAGGTGGCCCAGTACCTCTCCACGCACAAGCAGGTGAAGAAGGTCACCTACCCGGGCCTGGAGACGCATCCCCAGCACTCGCTGGCCAAGCAGCAGATGACCGGCTTCGGCGGCATGCTGACGTTCGACATCCACGGCGGCCTGGAGGCGGCGCGCACCTTCCTCAAGACGGTGAAGGTCTTCGCCTGCGCCGAGTCCCTGGGCGGCGTCGAGTCCCTCATCGAGCACCCGGCCATCATGACCCACGCCTCCATCCCCCGGGAGACGCGGGAGAAGCTGGGCATCGCGGACGGCTTCATCCGCCTGTCCGTCGGCATCGAGGACGCGCAGGACCTCATCGACGACCTCGCGAACGCGCTGGAGCGCGTGAAGTAGTCAGGCGCTCGCTCGCGCTCCAGGCAGCCTGGCCTGCCCTCCGGGGCAGGGGGAATGTTGGTTTGTACACAACGTTCTCGGCGCGATGCGTAACCGACTGCTTGTCTCCACCTGCCTCCTGGGCGCGTGGCTCGTAAGTGGCTGCGAGTCACCGCCTGCTCCCACCGACTCCGACTTCCCTCCGGCCGCCGCGCAGCCGGAGGAGCTCGCCGCGTCCAACTGCAACCAGCTCGTCACGAAGGCGGTGACGGCCAGCGGCGACGACGGCAACGTGCCCGCCAACACGCAGGACGACGACCTGTCCACGCGCTGGAGCGCGCAGGGCACGACGGGCGTCTGGCTCCAACTGGACCTGGGCTCCGCGCAGACGCTCACGGGCACCACCATCGCGTGGCACCGGGGCAACGAGCGCCAGAACCACTTCGTCGTCTCCACGTCCACCGACGGCGGCAGCTTCACCCAGGCGTACGCGGGTGACAGCGCGCTCAACGCGGCCGCGCAGACGGTGACGTTCTCCTCGCGCAGCGCGCGCTACGTGCGCATCACCGTCAACGGCAACACGGTGAACGACTGGAACTCCATCGCGGAGGCGCGGGCGTGCTCGGCCTCCGCGCCGCCGTCCACCACCGACTCCGGCGCCGCGCTGCCACGGCTGCCTTATCTCCAAAGCGTGAAGCAGACGTCCGCCATCGTGGCCTTCCGCACCGCCAGCAGCTGCAACCCCACGGTGCGCTACGGCGAGGGCACCAACCTCACGTCCTCCGTCAGCGCGAGCGTGACGGGCACGCGCCACGCGGTGAAGCTGTCCGGCCTGTCCGCGGGCCGCACCTACGGCTACGTGGTGGAAGCGTGCGGCAGCAGGACGGGCCTGCGCAGCTTCCAGACGTCCACGATGTCCACCGCCACCCAGGCGCACTTCACCGCGATGGGGGACTTCGGCACCGGCGGCAGCATGCAGGCGAAGGTGATGGCGGTGATGAACACGCCCGCGTGGCGCTCGGAGCTGCTGCTGGCGCTGGGTGACAACGCCTACCCGGACGGCACGGACGCGGAGTTCCAGGAGCACCTCTTCACGCCCATGGCCGGCCTGCTGCGCGAGGTGCCCATGTTCGCCACGCCCGGCAATCACGAGTACGTGACGAACCAGGCGCAGCCGTACCTGGACAACATGTACCTGCCGGCCAACAACCCCGCGGGCACCGAGCGCTACTACTCGTTCGACTGGGGCCCGGTGCACTTCCTCTCCCTGGACTCCAACTGCGCGGTGGGCCTGGCGTCCGCGGACCGGTGCACGCTCGCGGCGCAGAAGGCCTGGGCGGAGGCGGACCTGGCCGCGAACACGCGCCCGTGGACGGTGGCCTTCTTCCACCACCCGTCGTGGTCCAGCGGTGAGCACGGCTCGCAGCTCACCATGCGCCGCCAGTTCGGCCCGCTGTTCGAGAAGTACGGCGTGGACCTGGTCCTCACCGGCCATGACCACAACTACGAGCGCAGCAAGCCCATGTTCGGCGACGCCCTGGCCTCCAGCACCCAGCGCGGCATCCCGTACCTCGTCGTGGGCAGCGGCGGCGCCACGCTGCGGCCCTTTCCCTCCAGCCAGCCCGCGTGGACCGCGCTGCGCGACAACCAGTCCTATGGCTTCCTCGACGTCATGGTGGACGGCGGCACGCTCACGGCGCGGCTCATCACCTCCAGCAACACCGTGCGCGACACGCTGGTCCTCAGGAAGACGCTGCTGAAGGCCGCCACCCGCGTCCAGGCCAGCGCGCTCGAGGCCGAAGCCGAGGAGGCCCAGGACACGCCGCCGGGACCCACGGACGACCGCGCCGAGCCGAGGCAGCGCGGCCCCGTGCCGCCCGCGGACACCCTTGAGTCCGTGGCCGACCCGGAAGAGCCGCTTCCGCAGTAGCCGCGAGGCCCGCCGGAGGGTAGGGAAGGGCGGACTGAACCGCCGGCGGGCCCGGCACCCACAGAAGGGACACCATGCGCTACTTCGAGGACTTCCCCGTCGGCGAGATCATGGAGCGGGGGCCGTACGTGGTGACGCGCGAGGAGATCCTCGCGTTCGCGCGCCAGTTCGACCCGCAGCCCTTCCACATCGACGAAGAGGCCGCCGGCAAGAGCATCTACGGCGGCATCATCGCCAGCGGCTGGCACACCGCCGCCATCTGCCACAAGCTCCTGGTGGAGGGCCTGCTGGGGAAGGCCGCCGGCATGGGGTCCCCCGGTCTGGACGAACTGCGCTGGAAGAAGCCGGTGCGCCCGGGCGACACGCTCTCCGTGCGCATCACGACGCTGGAGGCGAAGCCTTCCGCGAGCAAGCCGGACCGCGGCGCGCTCAAGCTGGGCCTGGAGGTCGTGAACCAGCACGGCGAGGTGGTGATGACGGAGGTGGCCAACGCCCTCTTCGCCCGCCGCCCTCCGGCGACCTGAAGCTCGGTCGACGCTCAGCCGAGCTCCACGACACGGTCCGCCAGCTCCAGCCGCAGCCCCTCCTGCATGGGGACCCGCCACGTCTCACCGGGAGCGGGGCCTTCCAGCACCTCCACGACGTAGCAGGGGTGATGGCCGCCGCCCAACCTCACGCGCACGTGGTGGGGCGCCACGCCGGGCCGGTCCACGACGACCTTGTTGTCCGGGGCGCTCCCCACGGTGAGCCCCCCGTTCCAGACCTCGCGCCTGCCGCCGAGCAGCAGGCTCTCGAGGACCGTCCCGTCGTCCTTCGCGCGGATCGTCACCGGCACCCGGTACTGCTCCACGCGCCAGTAGACGATCGACGGGTCGAACGGCCGCGCATCCCCCCAGGCGAGCGTGCCCGCTTCCGCGTCCAGGCGGACCGTCGCGAAGTGCTCCGGGGAGCGCAGCCACTCGCGCAGCTCCGGGGTGAGGCCGGGGACGCGCTTCGGGTCCCAGTCGAAGAGGCAGGGCTCCAGGCTGGCCTCGCCCTCCATCCCGTCGCTGAAGCGGACGCGGACGACGTACGGCGCGACACAGCGGGCTTCGAGGATTATCGCGGCCATTTTGAGTTCCGGGGCTGACCTGGGTTAGCAATACGCCCAAAGGAGACTCCCATGTCCAAGCCCAACGAGGTGGTTCCTCCCCCGCCGGCGCCCAGCCGGCTGAAGCGTCCCGTGGAAGTGGTGCGCGCGGAGCTGCTGGCCGACGCGGACGTGAAGCAGCAGGCGGAGATGCTGAAGATTCCCGTCGCGCAGTACGTGGAGAAGATCCTCGACTACGCCATCCACCCGGACAAGCCGCCCCAGCTGGAGATCATCCCGGACGAGGAGCTGAAGGCGCGCGACCCGAAGATCGCCACGGTGGAGGAGATCGGCACCCACCTGCAGAAGATCATCGACGGGGAGATCGTCATCAGCCCCGCCCAGCAGCGCGACGGCTTCAGCAGCGACAAGGGCCATGATCGCTACGGCGCCGCGCTGGGGTCCTCCAGCAAGGGCGGCCAGACCGTGGCCCCCAAGCCGGGCGCCGCCGTGAACCCGGCCGACGCCAAGAAGGGCCCCATCCGGGGCTAAGCCGTTCCGCCAAGGCCCCGGAACTCCGGGGCTTTTTCTGGCAGGGGCCGGATAATCCGGGAACCGGAAACTTCTCCGGCGTCCTTCCGAGAATCCTACTGTCAGTCTCACTTCGAGGGCCCGCGCGGTCCTCCCCGAAAAGGATCAGACCATGGGTGGCATCGGCAAGGCTCTCGGCAAGGTGATGGACGTCGTCAAGCCGTTCGTGACGATGGTGAACCCGCTCCTCGGCGCGGCGATGTCGTTCGCCAGCGGCCTGATGCAGGGCAAGAACCCCCTCCAGTCGCTGCTGGGCGCGGCCACCGACCTCATCCCGGGCGGCGGCGTGTTCAAGAACGCGCTGGGCGCGTTCGCCAACTCCGGCCTGATGGACGGCGCGGGCGGCAACAGCCTGCTGTCCGGCGCGCTGAACCTGGCGACGGGCAAGAGCAAGGTCACGGACATCGTGGGCGACCTGCTCAAGTCCAACAAGAACCCGCTCACCAGCCTGGGCATGGGCAACGCGACGGAGCTCGCCGCCCAGAAGATGTCGACGTTCCTCTCCTAGTCCATGAAGCCCGTCCGCTTCGACCCCAAGGTCCACCACGAGCTGCTCAACCTGTGGCGCAAGCCGTGGGAAGAGACGATGACCCCGGATGCCCTTCCGGAGTACGGCTTCGTGGTGCCGGACAAGGCGGCGGGTTTCCTGTACCGCACGGACAGCTCGGTGGCGCTGATTGAAGGCATCATCGCCGCGCCCGGGTTGTCCAAGGAGGACCGCAACGAAGCGGTCAACGCCATCGTCGCCGCCGTCCGCGACGAGGCCCGGCGCCAGGGCTTCAAGCTGCTCCTGGGCTACTCGCAGCTGGACGCCATCAAGAACCGCGCGGAGCGCTTCGGCTTCATCCACGTAGGGCCGGGCTTCCACATGGTGGCCCTGGACCTGACGAAGCCGGACCCCGAAGGTCTCTGAGCACATCGCACCGCTGAAGCACGACGGGCCCGAAGGGAGGATTCGCTCCTCCTTCCGGGCCCGCGGTGTTTCCGGCCTCCGGCCGCTGCTCTTTAGGCGGCGGTGCGGTGCAGGTGATCGATGAGGTCGATCTTCGTGACGATGGCGATGACCGTCTCGCCGTCCTTCACCACGGCCACGTTGTCGCGCGCGAAGATTTCGCGCAGCCGGTCGATGCTGGCCTCGGCGGACACCGCGCCCTGGAGCGGGGCGACGATGGGGTCGATGGCGTCCTGGAACTTCACCTTGTTGGCGACCAGGGCGTTGAGCAGGTCGTACTCGTGCACCATGCCCACGGCGCGACCGTCGTCGGACACCACCGGCATCTGGCTGATGCCGTGGCTGCGCATCGTCTCCACCACGCGGTCCACGCGGTCACCGCGCTTGGCCGTCTTCAGCTCGCGGGGCTTCGCGCCGATGATGTCGCGCACGGTGCCGGCGCCCTTCTCCTGCATGAAGCCGTTGTCGCGCATCCACTCGTCGGAGTGGAACTTGCTGATGTAGCTGCTGCCGGAGTCCGGCAGGACGACCACGATGGTCTTCCCCTTGCCGACTTCCTTCGCCAGCTGCACCGCCACGTGCACCGCCGCGCCGGAGGAGCCACCCGCGAAGATGCCCTCCTCGCGAGCGAGCCGGCGCGCGGCGTTGAAGCACATGCGGTCATCCACCTGGCGCACGTCGTCCACGACCTTGAAGTCCATGGCGCCGCAGAGCATGTCCTCGCCGATGCCCTCGACCTTGTAGACGTGCGGCTCGGTGAGCTTGCCCGTCTTGAAGTAGCCCTCGTAGACGGAGCCTTCCGGATCCACGCCGATGTTCTTCAGGCCGGGGATCTTCTCCTTGAGGTACTTGCCGGCGCCGCTCATGGTGCCGCCGGTGCCCAGGCCGGACACGAAGTAGTCGAACTTGCCCTCGGTCTGCTGGAAGATCTCCGGACCCGTCGTGTGGTAGTGCGCCTCGATGTTGTCCGGGTTGTGGTACTGGTTCAGCATGAAGGCGCCGGGCGTCTCCTTGGCCAGCCGCTTGGACGTCTCGTAGTAGCTGCGAGGGTCCTCCGCCGGAACGTTCGTCGGCGTGACGACGACCTGGGCGCCCATGGCCTTCAGGCGGTTGATCTTCTCCAGGGACATCTTGTCCGGCATGGTGAAGATGCACTTGTAGCCCTTCACCGCCGCGGCCAGCGCCACGCCCATGCCGGTGTTGCCGGACGTGTTCTCCACGATGGTGCCGCCGGGCTTGAGCCTCCCCTCCCGTTCGGCCTTTTCGATGATGTAGAGCGCCATGCGGTCCTTGATGGACGCGCCGGGGTTCATGAACTCGCACTTCACGAGCACGGTGGCGTCGTTCGGACCGACGAGCTTGTTGAGCTTCACCAGCGGCGTGTGGCCAATGGCGGTGAGGATGTTCTGTTGGATGTCCATCGTGCGTGGCTTCCCGAAAAGATGTGGGGGTCGGGGCCTTATATGTGCTCCGCCCCGTCAGGGGGAACATGCCCGAGGGCACGGCCCTTCCTGACGCAGGATGCCGCGACCGGGCGGGGGTTTCTCCTGGGGGCTCCTCGTCGCGTAGGCGACAGGGCAGGCGTCCGCCGGGCATGTGGCCCACGCGGGCTTTGACCCGCCGCGCCGTGCCCCCGATACTCGCGGGCGCCGTTCCTTCCCCCTCTGGAGCACCCGCCCCCCATGGAACTTGAGGCCGCCCTTCGCGACCAGGTGGGACAGGCCATTGGCCGTCCCGTCCCCGATGCCCCCATCAAGAAGTTGAAGGGCGACGCGAGCAACCGCTCCTACTACCGCGTCGGCACCGCCCCGGACAGCTGGGTGCTGATGGTGATGCCGCCGGACGCGACGAAGAAGAGCGAAGAGGCCACGAAGGGCGAGCCCCCGAAGGAGCTGCCCTTCATCAACGTGCACCGCTACCTGGAGAAGCTGGGCGTGCGGGTGCCGCGCATCCTCCGCTACGACGAGCCCGCCGGCATCATGGTGCTGGAGGACCTGAGCGACATCACCTTCGAGTCCGCGCTGGAGGGCGGCCGCCACAACCAGGCGCTCTACACGCGCGCGGTGGACCTGCTGGCGAAGCTGCGCGTGCAGGCGGAGAAGCAGCGCGACCCGGAGTGCCTGGCCTTCACGCGCGCCTTCGACGAGGACCTGTACGACTGGGAGCTGCACCACTTCCGCGAGTGGGGCCTGGAGGCCTGGAGCGGCAAGCAGCCCACCGACGCCGAGCGCGCGGAGCTGGACGCCACGTTCCGGGACATCGCGAAGAAGCTGGCCGCCGCGCCGCGCGGCTTCACGCACCGCGACTACCAGAGCCGCAACATCATGGTGAAGGAGGGCGAGCTGGTCGTCATCGACTTCCAGGACGCGCTCCAGGGCCCTCGCCAGTACGACCTGGTGGCGCTCCTGCGCGACAGCTACGTGGAGCTGGACCGCGACTTCGTGGACACGATGCTGGACCGCTACATCGCCACGTTCGAGCAGGAGAGCGGGGAGAAGATCGACGCGAAGGAGTTCAAGGCGTTCTTCGACCTGCTCACCATCCAGCGCAAGCTCAAGGACGCGGGCCGCTTCGAGTTCATCAACCGCGTGAAGGGCAACCCGGGCTTCCTCGTCTCCATCCCCGCGTCGCTGCGCTACGTGAAGGCCGCGTTCGCGCGCCGGCCGGAGCTGTCCGGACTGCAGAAGCTGATCGCGAAGTACGTGCCCGAGCTGGCGGCCTGAAGCCATGAAAGCGATGGTCCTTTGCGCGGGCTTGGGCACGCGCCTGCGCCCGCTCACGGAGCGCTGGCCCAAGCCGGCCATGCCGTTCCTCGGCCAGCCGCTCCTGCGCTACCACCTGGCGGTGCTGAAAACCGCGGGGGTGACGGCGGTGGGCATCAACACGCACCACCTGCCGGACACGATGGCGGCGGTGGCCCGCGCGGAGTGCGAGCGCGCGGGGCTGCCCTTGCACGTCGTGCACGAGCCCGTCATCCAGGGCACGGGCGGCGGCATCCGCGGCCTGCGCGACTTCCTCTCCGGCGAGGACTTCCTCGTGTTCAACGGGGACATCCTCTTCCCGGTGGACCTGAAGCCCGTGGTCGCCGCGCACCGCGAGTCCGGAGCGGTGGCGACGATGGTGCTCTTGCCCATGCCGGAAGGGGAGAAGTACGCGGCGGTGGAGGCGGATGCGGGCGGGCAGGTGCGCCGCATCGCGGGCTACGGGCCGGGCGGTGAGGGCCTGAAGCCGTGGCACTTCACCGGCGTGCACGTGATGTCCCCCAGCGTGTTCGACTTCATGACCGCGGAAGGCCCCGAGGACATCAACCGCGAGGTCTACGTGCGGGTGATGCAGGCGGGGCTCGCCGTGCGAGGGCACGCGGTGGACGCGTACTGGTCCGACCTGGGCATGCCGTCGCGCTACCTGGCCACGGTGCGGGACGTGCTCGAGGGGCGCGTGCCGTTGCAGGCGCTGGGGAAGGACTCACCGCTGCACGGGCTGAAGGCCGG is a genomic window of Corallococcus macrosporus containing:
- a CDS encoding Dickkopf N-terminal cysteine-rich domain-containing protein yields the protein MRNTTLRGMLSVPFLALLGLLSGCILETNGNGYWPDDDYDSSYGCSTTSDCGSNQYCHSGSCWDLSSDSQNCVYSSECPGTQMCINGWCAQSCYRDSECGAGGRCKDNFCTTTGGTGTSDGGTKTDGGTKTDGGTKPDAGTSDGGTKPDAGTDGGSGPVCRVNTDCGTGSFCVNGTCRQQCDSDDKCGPGGVCFNGLCQKPQTDPNACTTEAQCPNGRDCVNGQCRAPCTSTTECSADTKCEVGYCLPIPTGGQCKANCECPAGQVCTSGQCKSPQPDPGQSCQANCDCPSGQVCNSGYCKTPVPDAGTGSNLSCTVNCECPSGEVCTSGKCKLPPAQPSQDAGTSGTVCRANCECPAGQMCSSGQCKPVNHGSGKVCQANCECPSGERCQDNVCWL
- a CDS encoding discoidin domain-containing protein → MRNRLLVSTCLLGAWLVSGCESPPAPTDSDFPPAAAQPEELAASNCNQLVTKAVTASGDDGNVPANTQDDDLSTRWSAQGTTGVWLQLDLGSAQTLTGTTIAWHRGNERQNHFVVSTSTDGGSFTQAYAGDSALNAAAQTVTFSSRSARYVRITVNGNTVNDWNSIAEARACSASAPPSTTDSGAALPRLPYLQSVKQTSAIVAFRTASSCNPTVRYGEGTNLTSSVSASVTGTRHAVKLSGLSAGRTYGYVVEACGSRTGLRSFQTSTMSTATQAHFTAMGDFGTGGSMQAKVMAVMNTPAWRSELLLALGDNAYPDGTDAEFQEHLFTPMAGLLREVPMFATPGNHEYVTNQAQPYLDNMYLPANNPAGTERYYSFDWGPVHFLSLDSNCAVGLASADRCTLAAQKAWAEADLAANTRPWTVAFFHHPSWSSGEHGSQLTMRRQFGPLFEKYGVDLVLTGHDHNYERSKPMFGDALASSTQRGIPYLVVGSGGATLRPFPSSQPAWTALRDNQSYGFLDVMVDGGTLTARLITSSNTVRDTLVLRKTLLKAATRVQASALEAEAEEAQDTPPGPTDDRAEPRQRGPVPPADTLESVADPEEPLPQ
- a CDS encoding MaoC family dehydratase — protein: MRYFEDFPVGEIMERGPYVVTREEILAFARQFDPQPFHIDEEAAGKSIYGGIIASGWHTAAICHKLLVEGLLGKAAGMGSPGLDELRWKKPVRPGDTLSVRITTLEAKPSASKPDRGALKLGLEVVNQHGEVVMTEVANALFARRPPAT
- a CDS encoding class I SAM-dependent methyltransferase, translated to MSDEDTQQPQGAGGMFENRLRKNAKRLRKWARAQGLTAFRVYDRDIPEYPYAVDVYGDHAHVVEFPRRKAHAKGSTESAERDEVLAAVTAVLGVPAERISVKTHTPQPWGRSQYQRVGQGSERLVVEEQGLKFWVNLGDYLDTGLFMDHRNTRARVRTEAKGKHFLNLFAYTGAFTVYAAAGGAASSVSVDLSNTYLDWAEDNLVLNGLADPRHVLIRADAKAWLEDQAKHGEDTYDLIVCDPPSFSTSKKMSGTFDVQRDHVRMLEHLRALMAPGGVLYFSTNFLGFELKDSATRGMEQVEELTPRSIPEDFHRKEIHRCWRMVAPSR
- a CDS encoding aminoglycoside phosphotransferase family protein, which produces MELEAALRDQVGQAIGRPVPDAPIKKLKGDASNRSYYRVGTAPDSWVLMVMPPDATKKSEEATKGEPPKELPFINVHRYLEKLGVRVPRILRYDEPAGIMVLEDLSDITFESALEGGRHNQALYTRAVDLLAKLRVQAEKQRDPECLAFTRAFDEDLYDWELHHFREWGLEAWSGKQPTDAERAELDATFRDIAKKLAAAPRGFTHRDYQSRNIMVKEGELVVIDFQDALQGPRQYDLVALLRDSYVELDRDFVDTMLDRYIATFEQESGEKIDAKEFKAFFDLLTIQRKLKDAGRFEFINRVKGNPGFLVSIPASLRYVKAAFARRPELSGLQKLIAKYVPELAA
- a CDS encoding crotonase/enoyl-CoA hydratase family protein, whose amino-acid sequence is MSVRVEKNGPVTTVILHRPEVRNAVDADSARELADAFRAFDADPDARVGVLYGDAGTFCAGADLKAVSEGRLLRLEPDGDGPMGPSRMRLSKPVVAAISGHAVAGGLELALWCDLRVAEEDAVLGVFCRRWGVPLIDGGTVRLPRLIGLSRALDLILTGRAVSAGEALGMGLVNRVVPKGGARAAAEGLAAQIAAFPQACMNADRASAYAQADLAFEDAMRQEFGGGVEVLQTESIPGATRFAKGAGRHGTFD
- a CDS encoding FHA domain-containing protein, which encodes MAAIILEARCVAPYVVRVRFSDGMEGEASLEPCLFDWDPKRVPGLTPELREWLRSPEHFATVRLDAEAGTLAWGDARPFDPSIVYWRVEQYRVPVTIRAKDDGTVLESLLLGGRREVWNGGLTVGSAPDNKVVVDRPGVAPHHVRVRLGGGHHPCYVVEVLEGPAPGETWRVPMQEGLRLELADRVVELG
- a CDS encoding pyridoxal-phosphate dependent enzyme; this encodes MDIQQNILTAIGHTPLVKLNKLVGPNDATVLVKCEFMNPGASIKDRMALYIIEKAEREGRLKPGGTIVENTSGNTGMGVALAAAVKGYKCIFTMPDKMSLEKINRLKAMGAQVVVTPTNVPAEDPRSYYETSKRLAKETPGAFMLNQYHNPDNIEAHYHTTGPEIFQQTEGKFDYFVSGLGTGGTMSGAGKYLKEKIPGLKNIGVDPEGSVYEGYFKTGKLTEPHVYKVEGIGEDMLCGAMDFKVVDDVRQVDDRMCFNAARRLAREEGIFAGGSSGAAVHVAVQLAKEVGKGKTIVVVLPDSGSSYISKFHSDEWMRDNGFMQEKGAGTVRDIIGAKPRELKTAKRGDRVDRVVETMRSHGISQMPVVSDDGRAVGMVHEYDLLNALVANKVKFQDAIDPIVAPLQGAVSAEASIDRLREIFARDNVAVVKDGETVIAIVTKIDLIDHLHRTAA
- a CDS encoding cystathionine gamma-synthase, with protein sequence MRFDTLAIHAGQEPDPTTGAIMTPVYLTSTYVQDGPGEHKGYEYSRTQNPTRKALQDCLAALEGAKYGAAFASGLAGTDMLMHMLEAGDHVIVSDDVYGGTFRIFDKVFKRSGLSFSFVDLSKPENFEAAITPKTKMVWVETPTNPMLKLIDLGRIAEIAKKRGILSVADNTFMTPYFQKPLSLGFDVVAHSTTKYLNGHSDVVGGFVCTSRDDIAERMYFLQNAVGGVSGAFDSFLVLRGVKTLHVRMDRHAQNAMKVAQYLSTHKQVKKVTYPGLETHPQHSLAKQQMTGFGGMLTFDIHGGLEAARTFLKTVKVFACAESLGGVESLIEHPAIMTHASIPRETREKLGIADGFIRLSVGIEDAQDLIDDLANALERVK
- a CDS encoding nucleotidyltransferase family protein — translated: MKAMVLCAGLGTRLRPLTERWPKPAMPFLGQPLLRYHLAVLKTAGVTAVGINTHHLPDTMAAVARAECERAGLPLHVVHEPVIQGTGGGIRGLRDFLSGEDFLVFNGDILFPVDLKPVVAAHRESGAVATMVLLPMPEGEKYAAVEADAGGQVRRIAGYGPGGEGLKPWHFTGVHVMSPSVFDFMTAEGPEDINREVYVRVMQAGLAVRGHAVDAYWSDLGMPSRYLATVRDVLEGRVPLQALGKDSPLHGLKAGAAGAWVHPEARVSGSVRGPAFVGAGSAVDEGATVGPNVSVGPGARVGQGARLERCAVFEETQVAPGEALTEVLAWGPHRVPAPLSGR